One segment of Physeter macrocephalus isolate SW-GA chromosome 3, ASM283717v5, whole genome shotgun sequence DNA contains the following:
- the ZFP69B gene encoding zinc finger protein 69 homolog B, which yields MLQRLLITLPVEASTWVKLHHPKKAAEGAPLWEDVTKMFEGEVLLSQDADETRGESFEDEVTSGSLTAESQELLTFKDISVDFTQEEWGQLAPAHRNLYREVMLENYGNLVSVGYQLSKPGVISQLEKGEEPWLMEREISGGPSPDLEDETETKESVLKSDISWEELHHDLMMERSTRGSTLVSTLGRDSKYHKLENHQENQGMGAGQIALIHKKTLTQERGQESNRCVKNINVCSKVIPEPIDPPRKTHHKYDISRKKSRYNLGLINHSRNYTRMKTFECNICEKIFKQLIHLTEHMRIHTGEKPFRCKECGKAFSQSSSLIPHQRIHTGEKPYECKECGKTFRHPSSLTQHVRIHTGEKPYECGVCEKAFSQSIGLIQHLRTHVREKPFTCKDCGKAFFQIRHLRQHEIIHTGVKPYICNVCSKTFSHSTYLTQHQRTHTGERPYKCKECGKAFSQRIHLSIHQRVHTGVKPYECSHCGKAFRHDSSFAKHQRIHTGEKPYDCNECGKAFSCSSSLIRHCKTHLRNTFSNDM from the exons ATGCTTCAGAGACTACTAATCACCCTGCCCGTCGAGGCCAGCACCTGGGTGAAGTTGCACCATCCAAAGAAGGCCGCGGAGGGGGCGCCCCTGTGGGAGGACGTGACTAAGATGTTTGAAGGAGAAG ttCTGCTATCTCAGGATGCTGATGAGACCCGGGGAGAAAGTTTTGAGGATGAAGTGACATCTGGGTCCCTGACAGCAGAATCTCAG GAACTGTTAACCTTCAAAGATATATCTGTGGACTTCACCCAGGAGGAGTGGGGGCAGCTGGCCCCAGCTCACCGGAATCTGTACCGGgaggtgatgctggagaactaTGGGAACCTGGTCTCAGTGG GGTATCAGCTTTCCAAACCTGGTGTGATTTCCCAgttggagaagggagaagaaCCATGGCTGATGGAGAGAGAGATTTCAGGAGGTCCAAGTCCAG acTTGGAGGATGAAACAGAAACCAAAGAGTCAGTCTTAAAGAGTGACATCTCATGGGAAGAATTACACCATGACCTGATGATGGAAAGGTCCACAAGAGGAAGCACCTTGGTTTCCACATTGGGAAGGGACTCCAAATATCATAAGTTAGAAAACCACCAGGAGAACCAAGGAATGGGTGCAGGGCAAATCGCCTTGATCCACAAGAAAACACTCACGCAGGAGAGAGGCCAAGAATCTAACAGatgtgtgaaaaatattaatgtgTGCTCAAAGGTTATTCCAGAGCCAATAGATCCTCCAAGAAAAACACACCATAAATATGACATATCTAGAAAGAAAAGTAGATACAATTTAGGTTTGATTAATCACTCAAGGAATTATACAAGAATGAAAACCTTTGAATgtaatatttgtgaaaaaatcttcaaacagCTCATTCATCTTACAGAACACatgagaattcatactggagagaaacctttcagatgtaaagaatgtggaaaagcctttagCCAAAGTTCATCCCTTATTCCACATCAGAGAATCCATACTGGCGAGAAACCCTATGAGTGTAAAGAATGCGGGAAAACCTTCAGACATCCATCATCTCTTACTCAACATGTTAGAATTCAtactggggagaaaccctatgaatgtggTGTATGTGAGAAAGCATTCAGCCAGAGCATTGGGCTGATCCAGCATCTGAGAACTCATGTCAGAGAGAAACCTTTTACATGCAAAGACTGTGGAAAAGCATTTTTCCAGATTAGACACCTCAGGCAACATGAGATTATTCATACTGGTGTGAAACCCTATATTTGTAATGTATGCAGTAAAACCTTCAGCCACAGCACATACCTAACTCAACACCAGAGAACTCATACTGGGGAAAGACCAtataaatgtaaggaatgtggaaaagcctttagCCAGAGAATACATCTTTCTATCCATCAAAGAGTCCATACTGGAGTGAAACCTTATGAATGCAGTCattgtgggaaagccttcaggcATGATTCATCCTTTGctaaacatcagagaattcatactggagaaaaaccatatgattgtaatgaatgtggaaaagccttcagcTGTAGTTCATCACTTATTCGACATTGCAAAACACATTTAAGAAATACCTTCAGCAATGATATGTGA